Proteins encoded together in one Telopea speciosissima isolate NSW1024214 ecotype Mountain lineage chromosome 4, Tspe_v1, whole genome shotgun sequence window:
- the LOC122659624 gene encoding uncharacterized protein LOC122659624 translates to MSGKNRRGWGSNGSREMRKSSSSSFFSLVKILFNKPSSRGRKSGDGEQLQDTWDETVDLRRVRPSDEDKPRWVADPRIDKKATDFIAKFYETRVSDSDHQTFAVENTQT, encoded by the coding sequence ATGAGTGGGAAGAACAGGCGTGGATGGGGTAGTAACGGAAGCAGGGAGATGAGGAAGTCATCatcatcttccttcttctccttggtAAAGATATTGTTCAACAAGCCCAGCAGCAGGGGAAGGAAGTCAGGCGACGGGGAGCAGCTGCAGGATACTTGGGACGAGACGGTGGATCTGCGAAGGGTACGACCCAGCGACGAAGACAAGCCCAGATGGGTTGCTGATCCTCGCATTGACAAGAAGGCCACCGACTTCATCGCTAAGTTCTATGAAACCCGTGTCTCCGACTCCGACCATCAAACTTTTGCGGTAGAAAATACACAaacctaa